The Pseudobacteroides sp. genome has a window encoding:
- the yfcE gene encoding phosphodiesterase, which translates to MKLLLISDIHGSLFYAKKAIEAFHKEEAEFIAILGDELYHGARNPLPVEYNPKGVAELLNGYSDKIIAVRGNCDSEVDEMVLDYPIMAAYSTILYGQKRIFLTHGHIYNENNLPKLSKGDVFVYGHTHVPKADNVNQIYIINPGSITFPKEESPNSYAVLFNNMIEIKDFEGNIYKNIKLI; encoded by the coding sequence TCTGACATTCATGGATCGCTGTTTTACGCTAAGAAAGCCATCGAGGCGTTTCACAAGGAAGAAGCGGAATTTATCGCTATACTTGGAGATGAGCTGTATCACGGAGCTAGAAATCCATTGCCTGTAGAATACAACCCAAAAGGAGTAGCAGAGCTCTTAAACGGATATTCAGATAAAATTATTGCAGTCAGAGGGAATTGCGACAGTGAGGTAGATGAAATGGTGTTGGATTACCCCATAATGGCTGCATACTCAACTATATTATATGGGCAAAAAAGGATTTTCCTGACACATGGGCATATTTATAATGAGAACAATTTACCAAAGCTTTCTAAAGGTGATGTTTTTGTTTATGGACACACACATGTTCCGAAGGCAGATAATGTGAACCAAATTTACATTATTAATCCAGGCTCCATTACATTTCCTAAGGAAGAAAGTCCAAATTCCTATGCGGTATTATTCAATAACATGATTGAAATTAAAGATTTTGAAGGTAATATTTATAAAAATATTAAGCTTATTTAA